One region of Helicobacter pylori genomic DNA includes:
- a CDS encoding SurA protein, with translation MRKIFSYVLKALLFIRIVYAEPESKVEALEGRKQESSLDKKIRQELKNKDLKNKDLKNKKEEKKNPEEKKETKAKRKPRAEVHHGDAKNPTQKITPSKIKEGAKGVQNQGTQNQGVQNNVPKLEEKETTSQTLEKNKGTSPGSQFNSIFGNPNGAANNTLEDKVVGGISLLVNGSPITLYQIQEEQEKSKVSKAQARDRLIAERIKNQEIERLKIHVDDDKLDQEMAMMAQQQGMDLDHFKQMLMAEGHYKLYRDQLKEHLEMQELLRNILLTNVDTSSETKMREYYNKHKEQFSIPTEIETVRYTSTNQEDLERAMADPNLEIPGVSKANEKIEMKTLNPQIAQVFISHEQGSFTPVMNGGGGQFITFYIKEKKGKNEVSFSQAKQFIAQKLVEESKDKILEEHFEKLRVKSRIVMIRE, from the coding sequence ATGAGGAAAATTTTTTCTTATGTTTTGAAGGCTTTGTTGTTTATTAGGATCGTTTATGCAGAGCCGGAATCTAAAGTGGAAGCCTTAGAAGGGAGGAAGCAAGAGTCTTCTTTGGATAAAAAAATCCGCCAAGAATTGAAGAATAAGGATTTGAAGAATAAGGATTTGAAGAATAAAAAAGAAGAAAAGAAAAACCCCGAAGAAAAGAAAGAAACAAAAGCCAAGAGAAAGCCCAGGGCGGAAGTCCATCATGGGGATGCCAAAAATCCCACTCAAAAAATAACGCCTTCTAAAATCAAAGAGGGTGCTAAAGGGGTTCAAAATCAAGGCACGCAAAATCAAGGCGTTCAAAATAATGTGCCAAAACTTGAAGAAAAAGAGACAACCTCTCAAACTCTTGAAAAAAATAAGGGGACAAGCCCTGGCTCTCAATTCAATTCTATTTTTGGTAATCCTAATGGCGCTGCTAACAACACCCTTGAAGATAAGGTCGTAGGGGGCATTTCTTTGCTCGTTAATGGCTCGCCTATCACGCTGTATCAAATCCAAGAAGAGCAAGAAAAATCTAAAGTGAGCAAAGCTCAAGCTAGGGATCGTTTGATTGCGGAGCGCATTAAAAACCAAGAAATTGAGCGCTTAAAAATCCATGTAGATGATGACAAGCTGGACCAAGAAATGGCGATGATGGCGCAACAGCAAGGCATGGATTTAGACCATTTCAAACAAATGCTTATGGCTGAGGGGCATTATAAACTCTATAGAGATCAGCTTAAGGAGCATTTAGAAATGCAAGAATTGTTGCGTAATATCTTACTCACCAATGTGGATACCAGCTCTGAAACCAAAATGCGCGAATATTATAACAAACACAAGGAGCAATTCAGTATCCCCACAGAAATAGAAACCGTGCGCTACACTTCCACCAATCAAGAAGATTTAGAAAGGGCTATGGCAGATCCTAATTTGGAAATTCCAGGGGTGAGTAAGGCCAATGAAAAAATAGAGATGAAAACCTTAAACCCTCAAATCGCTCAAGTCTTTATTTCGCATGAGCAAGGATCTTTCACGCCCGTTATGAATGGGGGTGGGGGGCAGTTCATCACTTTTTATATCAAGGAAAAAAAGGGTAAAAACGAAGTGAGCTTCAGTCAAGCCAAGCAATTCATCGCCCAAAAATTAGTGGAAGAATCTAAAGATAAGATTTTAGAAGAGCATTTTGAAAAATTGCGCGTTAAGTCTAGGATTGTGATGATTAGAGAGTGA
- the gatB gene encoding Asp-tRNA(Asn)/Glu-tRNA(Gln) amidotransferase subunit GatB produces the protein MPFEAVIGLEVHVQLNTKTKIFCSCSTSFGETPNSNTCPVCLGLPGALPVLNKEVVKKAIQLGTAIEANINQYSIFARKNYFYPDLPKAYQISQFEVPIVSDGKLEIDTKEGAKIVRIERAHMEEDAGKNIHEGSYSLVDLNRACTPLLEIVSKPDMKNSEEAIAYLKKLHAIVRFIGISDANMQEGNFRCDANVSIRPKGDEKLYTRVEIKNLNSFRFIAKAIEYEIERQSAAWESGRYNEEVVQETRLFDTAKGITLSMRNKEESADYRYFKDPDLYPVFIDEKLLKESQKINELPGAKKIRYMKDFNLKEDDANLLVSDPLLAEYFESMLNLGVKAKTSVTWLCVELLGRLKAEITLENCGVSAHALGALAKRIDEGKISGKSAKDVLDRLLEEQGGDVDALIEQMGLSQVNDTEAIVKVVEEVLKNNADKVLEYKSGKDKLFGFFVGQAMKNLKGANPGVVNAILKEKLG, from the coding sequence ATGCCATTTGAAGCTGTAATCGGGCTAGAAGTCCATGTCCAACTCAACACCAAAACCAAAATCTTTTGCTCTTGCTCTACAAGCTTTGGAGAAACCCCCAATTCTAACACCTGCCCTGTGTGTTTGGGCTTACCGGGAGCTTTACCGGTATTGAATAAAGAAGTGGTTAAAAAAGCCATCCAATTAGGCACAGCCATTGAAGCCAATATCAACCAGTATTCCATTTTTGCGAGGAAAAATTACTTTTACCCTGATTTGCCTAAGGCTTATCAAATTTCGCAGTTTGAAGTCCCCATTGTGAGCGATGGGAAGTTAGAGATTGACACCAAAGAGGGCGCAAAAATCGTGCGCATTGAAAGAGCCCACATGGAAGAAGACGCCGGTAAAAATATCCATGAGGGCAGTTATTCTTTGGTGGATTTGAACCGCGCTTGCACCCCTTTATTAGAGATTGTCAGCAAGCCGGACATGAAAAATAGTGAAGAAGCCATAGCGTATTTGAAAAAGCTCCATGCTATCGTGCGTTTTATAGGGATTTCTGATGCAAACATGCAAGAGGGGAATTTCAGGTGCGATGCGAATGTATCCATTAGACCTAAGGGCGATGAAAAGCTTTACACGAGAGTGGAGATTAAAAACCTAAATAGCTTTAGATTCATTGCTAAAGCGATTGAATACGAAATAGAGCGCCAAAGCGCGGCGTGGGAAAGCGGGCGTTATAATGAAGAGGTGGTTCAAGAAACGCGCCTTTTTGACACCGCCAAAGGGATCACCCTTTCTATGCGCAATAAAGAAGAGTCAGCGGATTACCGCTATTTTAAAGATCCGGATTTGTATCCTGTTTTTATTGATGAAAAACTTTTAAAAGAATCTCAAAAGATCAATGAATTGCCGGGTGCGAAAAAAATCCGTTACATGAAAGATTTTAACCTTAAAGAAGACGATGCGAATTTATTGGTGAGCGATCCTTTATTGGCGGAGTATTTTGAAAGCATGCTCAATCTTGGGGTTAAGGCTAAAACGAGCGTGACATGGCTTTGTGTGGAATTATTAGGACGCTTGAAGGCCGAGATCACTTTAGAAAATTGCGGAGTTAGCGCTCATGCGTTAGGCGCTTTAGCCAAACGCATTGATGAGGGCAAGATTTCGGGTAAGAGCGCTAAAGATGTGTTAGACAGGCTTTTAGAAGAGCAAGGGGGCGATGTGGATGCGCTCATTGAACAAATGGGCTTGTCTCAAGTCAATGACACAGAAGCGATTGTCAAAGTGGTAGAAGAGGTGCTTAAAAACAACGCTGATAAGGTGCTTGAATACAAAAGCGGTAAGGACAAGCTTTTTGGGTTTTTTGTAGGGCAAGCGATGAAAAATCTAAAAGGCGCTAATCCTGGCGTGGTGAATGCTATTTTGAAAGAGAAATTGGGTTGA
- a CDS encoding M16 family metallopeptidase: MKKFLITLLLGVFMGLQASALTHQEINQAKVPVIYEENHLLPMGFIHLAFRGGGSLSDKDQLGLAKLFAQVLNEGTKELGAVGFAQLLEQKAISLNVDTSTEDLQITLEFLKEYEDEAIMRLKELLKSPNFTQSALEKVKTQMLAVLLQKESDFDYLAKLTLKQELFANTPLANAALGTKESLQKIKLEDLKQQFSKVFELNKLVVVLGGDLKIDQTLKRLDNALNFLPQGKAYEEPYFETSDKKSEKVLYKDTEQAFVYFGAPFKIKDLKQDLAKSKVMMFVLGGGFGSRLMEKIRVQEGLAYSVYIRSNFSKVAHFASGYLQTKLSTQAKSVALVKKIVKEFIEKGMTQQELDDAKKFLLGSEPLRNETISSRLNTTYNYFYLGLPLNFNQTLLDQIQKMSLKEINDFIKAHTEINDLTFAIVSNKKSKDK; this comes from the coding sequence ATGAAAAAATTTTTAATCACTTTATTATTAGGAGTTTTTATGGGGTTACAAGCGAGCGCTTTGACACACCAAGAAATCAATCAAGCTAAAGTCCCTGTGATTTATGAAGAAAACCATTTATTGCCTATGGGGTTTATCCATTTAGCTTTTAGAGGGGGTGGGAGCTTAAGCGATAAAGATCAGTTGGGTTTGGCGAAATTATTCGCACAAGTTTTAAACGAAGGCACTAAAGAGCTTGGTGCGGTGGGGTTTGCGCAACTTTTAGAGCAAAAAGCGATCAGTTTGAATGTGGATACCAGCACAGAAGATTTGCAAATCACTTTAGAATTTTTAAAAGAATACGAAGATGAAGCCATCATGCGCTTAAAAGAGCTTTTGAAATCCCCTAACTTCACGCAAAGCGCTTTAGAAAAAGTCAAAACCCAAATGTTGGCCGTGCTTTTACAAAAAGAAAGCGATTTTGACTATTTGGCTAAATTGACTTTAAAGCAAGAACTTTTTGCTAACACCCCTTTAGCTAACGCAGCCTTAGGCACTAAAGAGAGTCTCCAAAAAATCAAGCTAGAGGATTTGAAACAGCAATTTTCTAAGGTCTTTGAACTCAATAAGCTCGTGGTGGTGCTTGGGGGCGATTTGAAAATCGATCAAACCCTTAAGCGTTTAGATAACGCTCTTAATTTCTTGCCGCAAGGTAAAGCGTATGAAGAGCCTTATTTTGAAACGAGCGATAAAAAAAGCGAAAAAGTCCTCTATAAAGACACTGAGCAGGCTTTCGTGTATTTTGGCGCGCCCTTTAAAATCAAGGATTTAAAACAGGATTTAGCGAAATCTAAAGTCATGATGTTTGTGCTTGGGGGGGGGTTTGGCTCTCGTTTGATGGAAAAAATCAGGGTTCAAGAGGGCTTGGCTTATAGCGTGTATATCCGCTCTAATTTTTCTAAAGTGGCGCATTTTGCGAGCGGGTATTTGCAAACCAAGCTCAGCACTCAAGCTAAAAGCGTTGCCTTAGTTAAAAAAATTGTTAAAGAATTTATAGAAAAAGGCATGACGCAACAAGAATTAGACGACGCTAAAAAGTTTTTACTAGGCTCTGAGCCTTTAAGGAATGAAACGATCTCTAGCCGCTTGAACACCACTTACAATTATTTTTATTTAGGTTTGCCTTTAAATTTCAACCAAACGCTCTTAGATCAAATCCAAAAAATGAGTTTGAAAGAGATCAATGATTTCATTAAAGCGCACACCGAGATCAATGATTTGACTTTTGCCATTGTGAGCAATAAAAAGAGTAAGGACAAATGA
- a CDS encoding dehypoxanthine futalosine cyclase, with protein MRINREEILDLMKNAPLKELGQRALRVKQRLHPENLTTFIVDRNINYTNICFVDCKFCAFKRTLKEKDAYVLSYEEIDQKIEELLAIGGTQILFQGGVHPQLKIDYYENLVSHIAQKFPTITIHGFSAVEIDYISKISKLSLKEVLERLKNAGLSSIPGAGAEILSDRVRDVIAPKKLSSDRWIEVHRMAHLCGIKSTATMMFGSVDNEEDVIEHLQRVRDLQDETGGFRAFILWSFQPNNTPLKEEIPSIKKASSNRYLRYLACSRIFLDNIQNIQSSWVTQGSMIGQLALLFGANDLGSVMMEENVVKAAGTSFCMNEAEMIELIEDIGSVAAKRNTAYEILKRYPAKAKV; from the coding sequence ATGCGCATCAACAGAGAAGAAATTTTGGATTTAATGAAAAACGCGCCCTTGAAAGAATTAGGGCAAAGGGCTTTGAGGGTAAAGCAACGCTTGCACCCTGAAAACTTGACGACTTTTATTGTGGATAGGAATATCAATTACACCAATATTTGTTTTGTGGATTGCAAGTTTTGTGCGTTCAAACGCACCTTAAAAGAAAAAGACGCCTATGTGTTGAGCTATGAAGAAATTGATCAAAAGATTGAAGAATTGCTCGCTATTGGCGGCACGCAGATCCTTTTTCAAGGGGGGGTGCACCCGCAGCTCAAAATAGACTATTATGAAAATTTAGTCAGCCATATCGCTCAAAAATTCCCCACCATTACCATTCATGGTTTTAGCGCGGTTGAAATTGATTACATTTCTAAAATCTCTAAATTGTCTTTAAAAGAAGTTTTAGAAAGGTTGAAAAACGCCGGGTTAAGTTCCATTCCAGGAGCGGGAGCAGAAATATTAAGCGATAGGGTGCGCGATGTCATTGCTCCTAAAAAATTGAGTAGTGATCGGTGGATTGAAGTGCATAGAATGGCGCATCTTTGTGGGATTAAAAGCACGGCTACCATGATGTTTGGGAGCGTGGATAATGAAGAAGATGTAATAGAGCATCTACAAAGGGTGCGCGATTTGCAAGATGAAACCGGCGGCTTTAGGGCTTTTATTTTATGGAGTTTTCAGCCCAACAACACCCCCTTAAAAGAAGAAATCCCAAGCATTAAAAAAGCGAGTTCCAATCGGTATTTACGCTATTTGGCATGCAGTAGGATTTTTTTGGATAACATTCAAAACATACAAAGTTCATGGGTTACTCAAGGCTCTATGATAGGGCAGTTAGCCTTATTGTTTGGAGCGAATGATTTAGGGAGTGTGATGATGGAAGAAAATGTCGTGAAAGCGGCCGGGACGAGTTTTTGCATGAATGAAGCGGAAATGATAGAGCTTATTGAAGACATTGGGAGCGTGGCGGCTAAACGAAACACCGCTTATGAAATTTTAAAGCGTTATCCGGCTAAAGCAAAGGTATAA
- the bamA gene encoding outer membrane protein assembly factor BamA, whose translation MKKLILSSLVFACINTSVEALENDGSKPNDLTPPKEASQESQKNETQRNEAQNETSQSSQTPKEMKVKSVSYIGLSYMSDMLANEIVKIRVGDIVDSKKIDTAVLALFNQGYFKDVYATFEGGILEFHFDEKARIAGVEIKGYGTEKEKDGLKSQMGIKKGDTFDEQKLEHAKTALKTALEGQGYYGSVVEVRTQKVSEGALLIVFDVNRGDSIYIKQSIYEGSAKLKRRMIESLSANKQRDFMGWMWGLNDGKLRLDQLEYDSLRIQDVYMRRGYLDAHISSPFLKTDFSTHDAKLHYKVKEGIQYRISDILIEIDNPVVPLKTLEKALKVKRKDVFNIEHLRADAQILKTEIADKGYAFAVVKPDLDKDEKNGLVKVIYRIEVGDMVYINDVIISGNQRTSDRIIRRELLLGPKDKYNLTKLRNSENSLRRLGFFSKVKIEEKRVNSSLMDLLVSVEEGRTGQLQFGLGYGSYGGLMLNGSVSERNLFGTGQSMSLYANIATGGGRSYPGMPRGAGRMFAGNLSLTNPRIFDSWYSSTINLYADYRISYQYVQQGGGFGVNVGRMLGNRTHVSLGYNLNVTKLLGFSSPLYNRYYSSVNEVVAPRQCSTPASVIINRLSGGRTPLQPENCSNPGAITTSPEIKGIWDRDYHTPITSSFTLDVSYDNTDDYYFPRNGVIFSSYATMSGLPSSGTLNSWNGLGGNVRNTKVYGKFAAYHHLQKYLLIDLIARFKTQGGYIFRYNTDDYLPLNSTFYMGGVTTVRGFRNGSVTPKDEFGLWLGGDGIFTASTELSYGVLKAAKMRLAWFFDFGFLTFKTPTRGSFFYNAPFTTANFKDYGVIGAGFERATWRASTGLQIEWISPMGPLVLIFPIAFFNQWGDGNGKKCKGLCFNPNMDDYTQHFEFSMGTRF comes from the coding sequence ATTAAAAAATTAATTCTATCTTCTCTTGTTTTCGCATGTATCAATACCAGCGTTGAGGCTTTAGAAAATGACGGCTCTAAACCAAACGATTTGACTCCACCAAAAGAAGCCTCTCAAGAATCTCAAAAAAATGAGACTCAAAGAAATGAGGCTCAAAACGAAACCTCTCAATCAAGTCAAACGCCTAAAGAAATGAAAGTCAAGTCCGTTTCCTATATTGGGCTTTCTTACATGTCTGACATGCTTGCTAATGAGATTGTAAAGATTCGTGTGGGTGATATTGTGGATTCTAAAAAAATAGACACCGCTGTTTTGGCTTTGTTCAATCAAGGGTATTTTAAAGATGTTTATGCCACTTTTGAGGGCGGCATATTAGAGTTTCATTTTGATGAAAAAGCTAGAATTGCCGGGGTAGAAATCAAGGGTTATGGGACTGAAAAAGAAAAAGACGGCTTAAAATCCCAAATGGGGATCAAAAAGGGCGACACCTTTGATGAGCAAAAATTAGAGCATGCTAAAACGGCTTTAAAAACCGCTTTAGAGGGGCAGGGCTATTATGGGAGCGTGGTGGAGGTGCGCACCCAAAAGGTCAGTGAGGGCGCGTTATTAATCGTGTTTGATGTGAATAGGGGGGATAGTATTTATATCAAACAATCCATTTATGAGGGAAGCGCGAAATTAAAACGCCGCATGATTGAATCTTTGAGCGCAAACAAGCAACGAGATTTCATGGGCTGGATGTGGGGCTTGAATGATGGGAAATTGCGTTTAGATCAATTAGAATACGATTCTTTGCGTATCCAAGATGTGTATATGCGTAGGGGTTACTTAGACGCTCATATTTCTTCGCCTTTTTTGAAAACGGATTTTTCTACCCATGACGCTAAGCTTCATTATAAAGTCAAAGAAGGAATCCAATACAGGATTTCAGACATTTTAATAGAGATTGACAACCCGGTAGTCCCCTTAAAAACCTTAGAAAAAGCGCTTAAAGTTAAAAGAAAAGATGTCTTTAATATTGAGCATTTAAGAGCGGATGCGCAAATTTTAAAAACCGAAATCGCCGATAAGGGTTATGCGTTTGCGGTGGTGAAGCCAGACTTGGATAAAGATGAAAAAAACGGGCTTGTGAAAGTCATTTATCGTATTGAAGTGGGCGATATGGTGTATATCAATGATGTCATCATTTCAGGAAATCAGCGCACAAGCGATAGGATCATCAGAAGGGAGTTATTGTTAGGGCCTAAGGATAAATACAACTTGACCAAATTGAGAAATTCCGAAAATTCTTTAAGGCGTTTAGGATTCTTCTCTAAAGTCAAAATTGAAGAAAAAAGGGTGAATAGCTCGCTTATGGATTTGTTAGTGAGTGTAGAAGAGGGGCGCACCGGGCAGTTGCAATTTGGGTTAGGCTATGGCTCTTATGGAGGGCTTATGCTTAATGGGAGCGTGAGCGAAAGAAACCTTTTTGGCACAGGACAAAGCATGAGTTTGTATGCTAACATTGCTACAGGGGGGGGCAGATCTTATCCGGGCATGCCAAGAGGAGCGGGGCGTATGTTTGCTGGGAATTTGAGCTTGACTAATCCAAGGATTTTTGACAGCTGGTATAGCTCTACGATCAATCTTTATGCGGATTATAGGATAAGCTACCAATATGTCCAACAAGGCGGGGGCTTTGGGGTGAATGTCGGGCGCATGCTGGGTAACAGAACCCATGTGAGCTTAGGGTATAACTTGAATGTTACCAAACTCCTTGGTTTCAGTAGCCCTTTATACAACCGCTACTATTCCTCTGTTAATGAAGTGGTCGCTCCAAGGCAATGTTCTACCCCCGCATCGGTGATTATCAATCGCTTATCAGGCGGTAGAACTCCCTTACAACCTGAAAATTGTTCTAACCCTGGAGCGATCACCACTTCACCAGAAATAAAAGGTATTTGGGATAGGGATTACCATACGCCTATCACCAGCTCTTTCACTCTTGATGTGAGCTATGACAACACCGATGATTATTATTTCCCTAGAAATGGGGTTATCTTTAGCTCCTATGCGACGATGTCTGGCTTGCCAAGCTCTGGTACGCTCAATTCTTGGAACGGGTTAGGCGGGAATGTCCGTAACACTAAAGTCTATGGTAAATTTGCCGCTTACCACCATTTGCAAAAATATTTATTGATAGATTTGATCGCTCGCTTTAAAACGCAAGGAGGCTATATCTTTAGGTATAACACCGATGATTACTTGCCCTTAAACTCCACCTTCTACATGGGGGGCGTAACCACGGTGAGAGGCTTTAGGAACGGATCGGTTACGCCTAAAGATGAGTTTGGCTTGTGGCTTGGAGGCGATGGGATCTTCACCGCTTCTACAGAATTGAGCTATGGGGTGTTAAAAGCGGCTAAAATGCGTTTAGCTTGGTTTTTTGACTTTGGTTTCTTGACCTTTAAAACCCCAACTAGGGGGAGCTTCTTCTATAACGCTCCCTTCACAACAGCGAATTTTAAAGATTATGGCGTTATAGGGGCTGGGTTTGAAAGAGCGACTTGGAGGGCTTCTACAGGCTTACAGATTGAATGGATTTCGCCCATGGGGCCTTTAGTGTTGATTTTCCCTATAGCGTTTTTCAACCAATGGGGCGATGGCAATGGCAAGAAATGTAAAGGGCTATGCTTCAACCCCAACATGGACGATTACACGCAACACTTTGAATTTTCTATGGGAACAAGGTTTTAA